From Micrococcus porci, one genomic window encodes:
- the gcvH gene encoding glycine cleavage system protein GcvH — protein sequence MSSIPEGLKYSTDHEWAQDAAEPGVVRVGITDFAQDALGDVVYVDLPSVGDEVTAGAAIGEVESTKSVSDIMAPVSGTVTAVNEELDGEPALVNSAPYEGGWLVEIKLSDPAEVDGLLDAAGYAAHVG from the coding sequence ATGAGCAGCATTCCCGAGGGCTTGAAGTACTCCACCGATCACGAGTGGGCCCAGGACGCGGCCGAGCCCGGTGTCGTCCGCGTCGGCATCACCGACTTCGCGCAGGACGCGCTCGGCGACGTCGTGTACGTCGACCTGCCGTCGGTGGGCGACGAGGTGACCGCCGGCGCGGCCATCGGTGAGGTGGAGTCCACCAAGTCGGTCTCGGACATCATGGCCCCGGTCTCCGGCACCGTCACCGCCGTCAACGAGGAGCTCGACGGCGAGCCCGCCCTGGTGAACTCCGCCCCCTATGAGGGCGGCTGGCTCGTGGAGATCAAGCTGTCCGACCCCGCCGAGGTCGACGGCCTCCTCGACGCCGCCGGCTACGCCGCTCACGTCGGCTGA
- the der gene encoding ribosome biogenesis GTPase Der, which translates to MTENTPLTEGEEYQPAGEDHLAERLAAISDEEADARAASLRAGLGDYELEEDDAALLADWDGDDEFDLDLPVPPVLAIVGRPNVGKSTLVNRIIGRREAVVEDVPGVTRDRVSYEAEWNGRVFTVVDTGGWEHDAKGIHKRVADQAELAVDVADAVVFVVDATVGMTATDEAVVTMLRRKDRPVIVAANKVDDMVQEADAASLWSLGFGYPWPVSAVHGRGVADLLDAALEELPEESAHGGLVPRGGPRRIALVGRPNVGKSSLLNKLAGADRVVVDDYAGTTRDPVDELVELGGRLWRFVDTAGIRRRQHMAHGADYYASLRTASALDRAEVAVVLLEAPSVISEQDVRIVQMALESGRALVLAFNKWDQMDEDRRPQLEKEIERDLAHVAWAPRVNISALTGWHKDRLVPALDTALESWDRRIPTGKLNAFLGELVAAHPHPLRGGKQPRILFATQASTRPPTFVLFTTGFLDPGYRRFIVRRLRETFGFEGTPIEIGMRIRERRGRKR; encoded by the coding sequence ATGACCGAGAACACCCCCCTGACGGAGGGCGAGGAGTACCAGCCCGCCGGTGAGGACCACCTGGCCGAGCGCCTGGCCGCCATCTCCGACGAGGAGGCCGACGCCCGCGCCGCCTCCCTGCGCGCCGGCCTCGGCGACTACGAGTTGGAGGAGGACGACGCCGCCCTCCTCGCCGACTGGGACGGGGACGACGAGTTCGACCTCGACCTGCCCGTGCCGCCCGTGCTCGCCATCGTCGGACGCCCCAACGTGGGCAAGTCGACCCTGGTCAACCGCATCATCGGCCGCCGCGAGGCCGTCGTCGAGGACGTGCCGGGCGTGACCCGCGACCGCGTCTCCTACGAGGCCGAGTGGAACGGCCGCGTGTTCACCGTGGTGGACACCGGCGGCTGGGAGCACGACGCCAAGGGCATCCACAAGCGCGTCGCCGACCAGGCCGAGCTGGCCGTGGACGTGGCCGACGCCGTCGTCTTCGTGGTGGACGCCACCGTGGGCATGACCGCGACGGACGAGGCGGTCGTGACCATGCTCCGCCGCAAGGACCGGCCCGTGATCGTGGCCGCCAACAAGGTGGACGACATGGTCCAGGAGGCCGACGCCGCCTCCCTGTGGTCCCTCGGCTTCGGCTACCCCTGGCCCGTCTCCGCGGTGCACGGGCGCGGCGTGGCGGACCTGCTGGACGCGGCCCTGGAGGAGCTGCCGGAGGAGTCGGCGCACGGCGGGCTCGTCCCGCGCGGCGGCCCCCGTCGGATCGCCCTCGTGGGCCGCCCGAACGTCGGCAAGTCCTCCCTGCTGAACAAGCTCGCCGGCGCGGACCGCGTGGTCGTGGACGACTACGCGGGCACCACCCGCGACCCGGTGGACGAGCTCGTGGAGCTCGGCGGGCGGCTGTGGCGCTTCGTGGACACCGCCGGCATCCGCCGTCGCCAGCACATGGCGCACGGCGCCGACTACTACGCCTCCCTGCGCACGGCGTCCGCCCTGGACCGCGCGGAGGTGGCCGTGGTGCTGCTGGAGGCCCCGAGCGTGATCTCGGAGCAGGACGTGCGCATCGTGCAGATGGCGCTGGAGTCCGGGCGCGCCCTCGTGCTGGCCTTCAACAAGTGGGACCAGATGGACGAGGACCGCCGCCCCCAGCTGGAGAAGGAGATCGAACGGGACCTGGCCCACGTGGCCTGGGCGCCGCGGGTGAACATCTCCGCGCTCACGGGCTGGCACAAGGACCGCCTGGTGCCCGCGCTGGACACGGCGCTGGAGTCCTGGGACCGCCGCATCCCCACGGGCAAGCTGAACGCGTTCCTGGGCGAGCTCGTGGCGGCGCACCCGCACCCCCTGCGGGGCGGCAAGCAGCCGCGCATCCTGTTCGCCACGCAGGCGTCCACGCGGCCGCCGACGTTCGTGCTGTTCACCACCGGGTTCCTCGACCCCGGCTACCGCCGGTTCATCGTGCGCCGCCTCCGGGAGACGTTCGGCTTCGAGGGGACGCCCATCGAGATCGGCATGCGCATCCGCGAGCGGCGCGGCCGCAAGCGCTGA
- a CDS encoding MerR family transcriptional regulator — MTPHAGPGLPLGIDGRQGRLFDVDALAPGGDVGYRGPTACKAAGITYRQLDYWARTDLVVPTVRGASGSGTQRLYSFRDILVLKVVKRLLDTGVSLQQIRTAVAHLRERGVDDLAQITLMSDGASVYECTSPDEVVDLVQGGQGVFGIAVGRVWREVEGSLAELPGEVLGDDHAPEDELSARRRARRPARTAS; from the coding sequence GTGACACCTCATGCAGGTCCTGGTCTGCCCCTCGGCATCGACGGCAGACAGGGACGTCTCTTCGACGTCGACGCGCTCGCCCCCGGCGGCGACGTCGGCTACCGCGGCCCCACCGCGTGCAAGGCCGCCGGCATCACGTACCGGCAGCTCGACTACTGGGCCCGCACCGACCTCGTGGTGCCCACCGTGCGCGGAGCCTCCGGCTCCGGCACGCAGCGCCTCTACTCGTTCCGCGACATCCTCGTGCTCAAGGTGGTCAAGCGCCTGCTGGACACGGGCGTGTCCCTCCAGCAGATCCGCACCGCGGTGGCGCACCTGCGCGAGCGCGGCGTCGACGACCTGGCGCAGATCACCCTGATGAGCGACGGCGCCTCCGTGTACGAGTGCACGTCGCCGGACGAGGTCGTGGACCTCGTCCAGGGCGGCCAGGGCGTGTTCGGCATCGCCGTCGGCCGCGTCTGGCGCGAGGTCGAGGGCAGCCTCGCCGAGCTGCCCGGCGAGGTGCTCGGCGACGACCACGCCCCCGAGGACGAGCTCTCTGCCCGCCGCCGCGCGCGGCGCCCCGCACGCACCGCGTCCTGA
- a CDS encoding FHA domain-containing protein yields MTQQEPSLHTSSISLTDLAPVAETGLSPEETAAVRALPAGAALLVAHEGPDAGARFLLDTPVVTVGRHPESDILLDDVTVSRRHAEFRAVDGGHELVDLSSLNGTYVNNDRVDQVRLRTGMQLQIGRYRLSYHAAEPA; encoded by the coding sequence ATGACGCAGCAGGAGCCCAGCCTCCACACGTCCTCCATCAGCCTCACCGACCTGGCCCCCGTCGCGGAGACCGGTCTGTCCCCGGAGGAGACCGCCGCCGTGCGCGCGCTCCCGGCCGGGGCGGCCCTGCTCGTCGCCCACGAGGGCCCCGACGCCGGCGCCCGCTTCCTCCTGGACACCCCCGTGGTGACCGTGGGGCGGCACCCGGAGTCCGACATCCTGCTCGACGACGTCACGGTCTCCCGGCGCCACGCGGAGTTCCGCGCCGTGGACGGCGGGCACGAACTCGTGGACCTGTCCTCGCTGAACGGGACCTACGTCAACAACGACCGCGTGGACCAGGTGCGCCTGCGCACCGGCATGCAGCTGCAGATCGGTCGCTACCGCCTGAGCTACCACGCCGCCGAGCCCGCCTGA
- a CDS encoding peptide MFS transporter: protein MTHSPDSGASVAPDADLGAAQAPAPDWHGRRFFGQPGPLANLFSVEMWERFSYYGMQAMLVYYMSWTAERGGLGIDEATATGIVGAYGGMVYVFCILGGWIADRLLGSERTMFFSAVGIMLGHIALALVPGVPGLILGLVLVAVGSGGLKANAANLVGSLYAKGDQARDAGFSIFYMGVNLGGLVGPLLTGWARQTWGFHVGFGLAAVGMAIGLTQYALTRKNLPSTVHGVPDPLPRSQYGRWALIGLAGLAVVAVLLLTGVVNVGNLADAVVVLAALAAIAIFAVLLTSSKVSAEERSRVKAFIPLFIGTAVFFALFQQQFTVVALYSENRLDRTLFGTEIPMEWVSSINPIFIIAFAPVFAALWTRLGDRQPSTPVKFALGILLIGAAFLLFIPASGFLAVPLLWLTLILFVMTMGELMISPVGLSLSTKVAPAAFPVLMVALYNLSVALGTALAGSLAGSYTAENEAGYFGVIGGVTIAVGVVMLLLAPAVRRGMRGVR, encoded by the coding sequence ATGACCCACAGCCCAGACAGCGGCGCCTCCGTGGCGCCCGACGCAGACCTGGGCGCCGCGCAGGCGCCCGCTCCCGACTGGCACGGCCGCCGCTTCTTCGGCCAGCCCGGCCCGCTCGCCAACCTCTTCTCCGTGGAGATGTGGGAGCGCTTCTCCTACTACGGCATGCAGGCGATGCTCGTGTACTACATGTCCTGGACCGCCGAGCGCGGGGGCCTGGGCATCGACGAGGCCACCGCCACCGGCATCGTCGGCGCCTACGGCGGCATGGTGTACGTGTTCTGCATCCTCGGCGGCTGGATCGCCGACCGCCTCCTCGGCTCCGAGCGGACCATGTTCTTCTCGGCCGTCGGCATCATGCTCGGCCACATCGCCCTGGCCCTGGTCCCGGGCGTGCCCGGCCTCATCCTCGGCCTGGTCCTCGTCGCCGTCGGCTCCGGCGGCCTCAAGGCCAACGCCGCCAACCTCGTCGGCTCCCTCTACGCCAAGGGCGACCAGGCCCGTGACGCCGGGTTCTCGATCTTCTACATGGGCGTGAACCTCGGCGGCCTCGTCGGCCCGCTGCTCACCGGCTGGGCCCGTCAGACCTGGGGTTTCCACGTGGGCTTCGGCCTGGCCGCTGTCGGCATGGCCATCGGCCTCACCCAGTACGCGCTGACCCGCAAGAACCTGCCCTCCACCGTCCACGGCGTCCCGGACCCGCTGCCCCGCTCGCAGTACGGCCGCTGGGCACTGATCGGGCTGGCCGGCCTCGCCGTCGTCGCCGTCCTCCTCCTGACGGGCGTCGTCAACGTGGGCAACCTCGCCGACGCCGTCGTGGTGCTCGCCGCCCTCGCGGCGATCGCCATCTTCGCCGTGCTGCTGACGTCCTCCAAGGTCTCCGCGGAGGAGCGCTCGCGCGTGAAGGCGTTCATCCCGCTGTTCATCGGCACCGCCGTGTTCTTCGCGCTCTTCCAGCAGCAGTTCACCGTGGTGGCGCTCTACTCGGAGAACCGCCTGGACCGCACCCTGTTCGGCACCGAGATCCCCATGGAGTGGGTCAGCTCGATCAACCCGATCTTCATCATCGCGTTCGCCCCGGTGTTCGCCGCGCTGTGGACCCGCCTCGGCGACCGCCAGCCGTCCACGCCCGTGAAGTTCGCCCTCGGCATCCTGCTGATCGGCGCGGCCTTCCTCCTCTTCATTCCGGCCTCCGGCTTCCTGGCCGTGCCGCTGCTGTGGCTGACGCTCATCCTCTTCGTCATGACCATGGGCGAGCTGATGATCTCCCCGGTGGGCCTGTCCCTGTCCACGAAGGTGGCCCCCGCGGCCTTCCCCGTGCTGATGGTGGCCCTCTACAACCTGTCGGTGGCCCTGGGCACCGCGCTCGCCGGCTCGCTGGCCGGCTCCTACACCGCGGAGAACGAGGCCGGGTACTTCGGCGTGATCGGCGGCGTCACCATCGCCGTCGGCGTGGTCATGCTGCTGCTGGCCCCGGCCGTGCGCCGCGGCATGCGGGGCGTGCGCTGA
- the ftsR gene encoding transcriptional regulator FtsR — protein sequence MSAPHEPSAAPPPAGAALGIGDLVAALEPSFPGVSASKVRFLEDRGLVRPERTAAGYRRYRPADVDRIRLVLTLQRDRFLPLKVIREHLDALDRGERPEDLGEAPAAAQEAVRLGHGIADPDRRWTRAELAREAEVPAPLVDELDQYALLPRAEDGLHPPAALGVVRAAGRLAAHGIEPRHLRPFRAAADRELGLVQSAVAPLATRRDAGTRERAARTAEEIATACLALHAALVRAGLESLDG from the coding sequence GTGAGCGCCCCGCACGAGCCGTCCGCCGCCCCGCCACCCGCGGGCGCGGCGCTGGGCATCGGCGACCTCGTGGCCGCCCTGGAGCCCTCTTTCCCCGGTGTGAGCGCGTCCAAGGTGCGCTTCCTGGAGGACCGCGGCCTCGTGCGCCCCGAGCGGACGGCCGCGGGCTACCGCCGCTACCGGCCCGCGGACGTGGACCGGATCCGGCTGGTCCTCACGCTGCAGCGTGACCGCTTCCTGCCCCTCAAGGTCATCCGGGAGCACCTCGACGCCCTGGACCGCGGCGAGCGCCCCGAGGATCTGGGCGAGGCCCCCGCGGCCGCCCAGGAGGCCGTGCGGCTGGGGCACGGGATCGCGGACCCCGACCGCCGCTGGACGCGGGCCGAGCTGGCCCGGGAGGCTGAGGTGCCGGCCCCGCTCGTGGACGAGCTGGACCAGTACGCGCTGCTGCCGCGCGCGGAGGACGGCCTGCACCCGCCGGCGGCCCTCGGCGTCGTCCGGGCGGCGGGGCGCCTGGCGGCGCACGGCATCGAGCCCCGCCACCTGCGGCCCTTCCGCGCCGCGGCGGACCGCGAGTTGGGCCTGGTGCAGAGCGCCGTGGCCCCGCTGGCCACCCGCCGGGACGCCGGCACCCGGGAGCGCGCCGCCCGGACGGCGGAGGAGATCGCCACCGCCTGCCTCGCCCTGCACGCCGCCCTCGTGCGCGCGGGACTGGAGAGCCTCGATGGCTGA
- a CDS encoding pyruvate carboxylase, which yields MSLPLDPDTTRNGAGRPAHAAAPAFSKVLVANRGEIAVRAFRACHELGARTVAVFPHEDRNSIHRQKADEAYRIGQEGHPVRAYLDVDEILRVAKDVGADAIYPGYGFLSENAGLARAAAEAGITFVGPPADVLELTGNKVEALRAAKRAGIPTLKSSDPSSDVEWLLGQAEEIGFPIFVKAVAGGGGRGMRRVERPEDLKDSLEAAMREADTAFGDPTVFLEQAVLRPRHIEVQVLADAEGNVVHLFERDCSLQRRHQKVIEMAPAPHLDEEIRQALHRDAVAFAKEMGYVNAGTVEFLVDTAGERAGQHVFIEMNPRIQVEHTVTEEVTDVDLVAAQLRIAAGATLEELGIRQEDLHVRGFAIQCRITTEDPANGFRPDTGTITAYRSAGGSGVRLDGGTIYAGAEISPHFDSMLVKLTCRGRDYETAVRRVRRALAEFRVRGVTTNIPFLMNVMDDPQFVAGDVATDFIDKHPELAMVNRSQDRGSKALQYLADVTVNKPHGERVDGIDPRDRLPGHPSDKRHEPDRSPFDGPSRNPGAVPPAGWRQVLAEQGPEGFARTLREQTALAVTDTTFRDAHQSLLATRVRTRDLLAAAPAVAHTLPGLLSVEAWGGATYDVALRFLHEDPWQRLELLRAELPNIPIQMLLRGRNTVGYTPYPTEVTDAFVQEAAATGVDVFRIFDALNDVEQIIPAIAAVRATGTAVAEAALCYTGNMTDPAEELYTLEYYLGLARRMVDAGAHVLAIKDMAGLLRPAAAKELVGALRAEFDLPVHLHTHDTAGGQLATLLAASEAGVDAVDVAVASMAGTTSQAPMSALVAALEHTERDTGLTLEAAAAMEPYWESVRAIYAPFEAGLKAPTGRVYQHEIPGGQLSNLRTQAIALGLGERFEQVEAMYAAADDILGHLVKVTPSSKVVGDLALQLVGGGVDPDQFRERPEDFDIPDSVVGFLRGELGDPPGGWPEPFRTRALKGRREGSGMVQVSEEDAAALAEAGQGRRDVLNRLLFPGPTKEYEAHREEFGDISTLHTRDFLYGLVPGREHVVSLGRGVRLIATLQSVSEPDEKGMRTAMLTLNGQLRQIQVRDRSVESSVRQAEKADAAVPGQVPAPFAGSVTVQAAVGDVVEQGAPVATIEAMKMEAAITAPVSGTVTRVVTQGVTPVQGGDLLLVIE from the coding sequence ATGAGTCTTCCTCTGGATCCCGACACCACCCGCAACGGCGCGGGTCGTCCGGCGCACGCCGCGGCTCCCGCCTTCTCCAAGGTCCTCGTCGCCAACCGCGGCGAGATCGCCGTCCGCGCCTTCCGCGCCTGCCACGAGCTGGGGGCCCGCACCGTCGCGGTCTTCCCGCACGAGGACCGCAACTCCATCCACCGTCAGAAGGCGGACGAGGCCTACCGCATCGGCCAGGAGGGCCATCCCGTGCGGGCCTACCTGGACGTGGACGAGATCCTCCGCGTGGCCAAGGACGTGGGCGCGGACGCCATCTACCCCGGCTACGGCTTCCTCTCGGAGAACGCCGGGCTCGCCCGTGCGGCCGCCGAGGCCGGCATCACCTTCGTCGGCCCGCCCGCGGACGTGCTGGAGCTGACCGGCAACAAGGTGGAGGCGCTGCGCGCGGCCAAGCGGGCCGGCATCCCGACCCTGAAGTCCTCCGACCCCAGCTCCGACGTCGAGTGGCTGCTGGGCCAGGCCGAGGAGATCGGCTTCCCCATCTTCGTCAAGGCCGTCGCCGGCGGCGGCGGGCGCGGCATGCGCCGCGTCGAGCGCCCCGAGGACCTGAAGGACTCCCTCGAGGCCGCCATGCGCGAGGCGGACACCGCCTTCGGCGACCCCACGGTGTTCCTGGAGCAGGCCGTGCTGCGCCCGCGGCACATCGAGGTACAGGTCCTCGCCGATGCGGAGGGCAACGTGGTGCACCTCTTCGAGCGCGACTGCTCTCTGCAGCGCCGCCACCAGAAGGTCATCGAGATGGCGCCCGCGCCGCACCTGGATGAGGAGATCCGCCAGGCCCTGCATCGGGACGCCGTCGCGTTCGCCAAGGAGATGGGCTACGTCAACGCGGGCACCGTCGAGTTCCTCGTGGACACCGCCGGCGAGCGCGCCGGCCAGCACGTGTTCATCGAGATGAACCCGCGCATCCAGGTCGAGCACACCGTGACCGAGGAGGTCACGGACGTCGACCTCGTCGCCGCGCAGCTGCGGATCGCCGCGGGCGCGACGCTGGAGGAGCTCGGCATCCGCCAGGAGGACCTGCACGTGCGGGGCTTCGCCATCCAGTGCCGCATCACCACCGAGGACCCGGCCAACGGGTTCCGCCCGGACACCGGCACCATCACCGCCTACCGCTCGGCGGGCGGCTCCGGCGTGCGCCTCGACGGCGGCACCATCTACGCCGGCGCCGAGATCAGCCCCCACTTCGACTCGATGCTGGTCAAGCTCACCTGCCGCGGCCGCGACTACGAGACGGCGGTGCGCCGCGTCCGGCGCGCCCTGGCAGAGTTCCGCGTGCGCGGCGTGACCACGAACATCCCGTTCCTCATGAACGTGATGGACGACCCGCAGTTCGTGGCCGGGGACGTGGCCACGGACTTCATCGACAAGCACCCCGAGCTCGCGATGGTCAACCGCTCCCAGGACCGCGGCTCCAAGGCGCTGCAGTACCTGGCGGACGTGACCGTGAACAAGCCGCACGGCGAGCGCGTGGACGGGATCGACCCCCGCGACCGCCTGCCCGGGCATCCCTCGGACAAGCGCCACGAGCCGGACCGGTCCCCGTTCGACGGCCCGAGCCGCAACCCGGGCGCCGTCCCGCCGGCGGGCTGGCGCCAGGTCCTGGCGGAGCAGGGCCCCGAGGGCTTCGCCCGCACCCTGCGCGAGCAGACCGCGCTGGCCGTCACGGACACCACCTTCCGCGACGCCCACCAGTCGCTGCTCGCCACTCGCGTGCGCACCCGCGACCTGCTCGCCGCCGCCCCGGCCGTGGCGCACACCCTGCCGGGCCTGCTCTCGGTCGAGGCCTGGGGCGGGGCGACCTACGACGTCGCCCTGCGCTTCCTGCACGAGGACCCCTGGCAGCGCCTGGAACTGCTGCGCGCCGAGCTGCCGAACATCCCGATCCAGATGCTGCTGCGCGGCCGCAACACCGTGGGCTACACCCCGTATCCCACGGAGGTGACCGACGCGTTCGTCCAGGAGGCCGCCGCCACCGGCGTGGACGTGTTCCGCATCTTCGACGCCCTCAACGACGTCGAGCAGATCATCCCCGCGATCGCCGCCGTGCGCGCCACCGGCACCGCCGTGGCCGAGGCCGCGCTCTGCTACACGGGCAACATGACGGACCCGGCAGAGGAGCTCTACACGCTGGAGTACTACCTCGGCCTCGCCCGTCGCATGGTCGACGCCGGCGCCCATGTGCTGGCGATCAAGGACATGGCGGGCCTGCTGCGCCCCGCCGCGGCCAAGGAGCTCGTGGGCGCCCTGCGCGCCGAGTTCGACCTGCCCGTGCACCTGCACACCCACGACACCGCGGGCGGTCAGCTGGCCACCCTCCTGGCCGCCTCCGAGGCCGGCGTGGACGCGGTCGACGTCGCCGTCGCCTCGATGGCCGGCACCACGAGCCAGGCGCCCATGTCCGCCCTGGTGGCCGCGCTCGAGCACACGGAGCGGGACACGGGCCTCACCCTCGAGGCCGCCGCCGCCATGGAGCCCTACTGGGAATCCGTGCGTGCCATCTACGCGCCGTTCGAGGCGGGCCTGAAGGCCCCCACGGGTCGCGTGTACCAGCACGAGATCCCCGGCGGCCAGCTGTCCAACCTCCGCACCCAGGCCATCGCGCTGGGGCTGGGGGAGCGGTTCGAGCAGGTCGAGGCCATGTACGCCGCCGCGGACGACATCCTCGGCCACCTCGTGAAGGTGACCCCGTCCTCCAAGGTCGTCGGCGACCTCGCCCTGCAGCTGGTGGGCGGCGGCGTGGACCCGGACCAGTTCCGGGAGCGCCCCGAGGACTTCGACATCCCGGACTCGGTCGTCGGCTTCCTGCGCGGAGAGCTGGGCGACCCGCCCGGCGGCTGGCCCGAGCCCTTCCGCACCCGCGCCCTGAAGGGCCGCCGCGAGGGCTCCGGCATGGTCCAGGTCTCGGAGGAGGACGCCGCCGCCCTCGCCGAGGCCGGCCAGGGCCGGCGCGACGTGCTCAACCGCCTCCTGTTCCCCGGCCCGACGAAGGAGTACGAGGCGCACCGCGAGGAGTTCGGCGACATCTCCACCCTGCACACCCGCGACTTCCTCTACGGGCTCGTGCCCGGGCGGGAGCACGTGGTCTCGCTGGGTCGCGGCGTGCGCCTGATCGCCACGCTCCAGTCCGTCTCCGAGCCGGATGAGAAGGGCATGCGCACCGCCATGCTCACCCTCAACGGCCAGCTCCGGCAGATCCAGGTCCGGGACCGCTCCGTGGAGTCCTCCGTCCGCCAGGCGGAGAAGGCCGACGCCGCGGTCCCCGGCCAGGTGCCCGCGCCGTTCGCCGGCTCGGTGACCGTGCAGGCCGCCGTGGGCGACGTCGTCGAGCAGGGCGCGCCCGTGGCGACCATCGAGGCCATGAAGATGGAGGCGGCCATCACCGCCCCCGTCTCGGGCACCGTGACCCGTGTGGTGACCCAGGGCGTCACCCCCGTCCAGGGCGGGGACCTGCTGCTCGTCATCGAGTGA
- a CDS encoding bifunctional nuclease family protein: MAEPPEPAGDVPLTVLGVRVELPEQQHVILLLDPPGEIVLPLWVGSPEAAAAALALEGAPSPRPGTHALLLAALAAAGSRLRGVRLTRIEDETVHAALLLDGGAEVDARASDAVVLAVRAQVPVLCAAEVIAAAGMAARDAAAGDEDEVDDFRAFLDSVDPEDFA; the protein is encoded by the coding sequence ATGGCTGAGCCCCCCGAGCCTGCGGGCGACGTGCCCCTGACCGTCCTGGGCGTCCGGGTGGAGCTGCCCGAGCAGCAGCACGTCATCCTCCTCCTGGACCCGCCGGGGGAGATCGTCCTGCCGCTGTGGGTCGGCTCTCCGGAGGCGGCGGCCGCGGCGCTGGCCCTGGAGGGGGCCCCGAGCCCCCGGCCCGGCACCCACGCCCTGCTGCTGGCCGCCCTGGCCGCCGCGGGCTCGCGGCTGCGCGGCGTGCGGCTGACCCGGATCGAGGACGAGACCGTCCACGCCGCCCTGCTGCTCGACGGGGGAGCCGAGGTGGACGCCCGCGCCTCTGACGCCGTCGTGCTGGCGGTCCGCGCGCAGGTCCCGGTGCTCTGCGCCGCGGAGGTGATCGCGGCCGCGGGCATGGCGGCCCGCGACGCCGCGGCCGGGGACGAGGACGAGGTCGACGACTTCCGCGCCTTCCTCGACTCCGTGGACCCGGAGGACTTCGCCTGA
- a CDS encoding mycothione reductase, with the protein MATTERFDLIILGSGSGNSLVTDHWEGRRVAIVDAGVFGGTCLNVGCIPTKMYAYPAQLAASGAEAERLGVGLDFTGADFEGIRDRIFGRIDAISEGGLRYRRDQLEHTEVVAEEAWFSGPKELTTASGRVLAGEQVVVAAGSRPTVPDVPGVGLPSVHTSDTIMRLPRQPKRLVILGGGYIASEFAAIFSGLGTEVVQVNRGARLLKAHDSSISTRFTALAARQWDVRTGWTLAGVEPVGDQRRADEGWVRVRLDAVEGQEQMVEREETLEADAVLLAVGRTPNTDRLRPEAAGFDVTAAGVLAVDEHQRVLSSGVPVEGVYALGDVANAWQLKHVANHEARVVAHNLEHPEDLRANTLGPVPAAVFTRPQIASVGLTQDEARELLGEDAVTVKEQAFGDVAYGWAMEDAEGVCTIVAERATGRILGAHLMGHDAANLIQPLVTAMSFGIDAHRLARGQYWPHPALTEVVENALLGLDVPDSGLL; encoded by the coding sequence ATGGCCACCACCGAGCGCTTCGACCTGATCATCCTCGGCTCCGGTTCCGGGAACTCCCTCGTCACGGACCACTGGGAGGGGCGGCGCGTCGCCATCGTGGACGCCGGCGTGTTCGGCGGCACCTGCCTCAACGTGGGCTGTATCCCCACGAAGATGTACGCCTACCCGGCGCAGCTGGCCGCCTCGGGGGCCGAGGCCGAGCGCCTCGGCGTGGGCCTGGACTTCACCGGCGCCGACTTCGAGGGCATCCGGGACCGCATCTTCGGCCGGATCGACGCGATCAGCGAGGGCGGTCTGCGCTACCGGCGGGACCAGCTCGAGCACACCGAGGTCGTCGCGGAGGAGGCCTGGTTCTCCGGCCCCAAGGAGCTGACGACGGCGTCCGGCCGCGTCCTGGCCGGCGAGCAGGTCGTGGTGGCCGCCGGCTCCCGCCCGACCGTGCCGGACGTCCCCGGCGTCGGCCTGCCCTCCGTGCACACCTCGGACACGATCATGCGCCTGCCCCGGCAGCCGAAGCGTCTCGTCATCCTGGGCGGCGGGTACATCGCCTCCGAGTTCGCGGCCATCTTCTCCGGACTCGGCACCGAGGTCGTGCAGGTCAACCGCGGCGCCCGGCTGCTCAAGGCCCACGACTCCTCGATTTCGACCCGCTTCACCGCGCTCGCGGCCCGGCAGTGGGACGTGCGCACCGGCTGGACCCTCGCCGGCGTCGAGCCCGTGGGGGATCAGCGGCGGGCCGACGAGGGGTGGGTGCGGGTGCGCCTCGACGCCGTCGAGGGCCAGGAGCAGATGGTCGAGCGGGAGGAGACCCTCGAGGCCGACGCCGTGCTGCTCGCGGTCGGCCGCACCCCGAACACGGACCGGCTCCGCCCCGAGGCGGCCGGGTTCGACGTCACGGCGGCCGGCGTCCTGGCGGTCGACGAGCACCAGCGGGTGCTCTCCTCCGGAGTGCCGGTGGAGGGCGTGTACGCGCTGGGGGACGTGGCCAACGCCTGGCAGCTCAAGCACGTCGCGAACCACGAGGCCCGCGTCGTCGCCCACAACCTGGAGCACCCGGAGGACCTCCGCGCGAACACCCTGGGGCCGGTGCCCGCCGCGGTGTTCACCCGGCCGCAGATCGCCTCCGTCGGCCTGACGCAGGACGAGGCCCGCGAGCTGCTCGGCGAGGACGCGGTGACCGTCAAGGAGCAGGCCTTCGGTGACGTCGCCTACGGCTGGGCCATGGAGGACGCCGAGGGCGTGTGCACGATCGTCGCGGAACGGGCCACCGGGCGGATCCTCGGCGCCCACCTCATGGGCCACGACGCCGCGAACCTCATCCAGCCGCTCGTGACCGCGATGTCCTTCGGCATCGACGCCCACCGCCTGGCCCGCGGCCAGTACTGGCCGCACCCGGCACTGACCGAGGTCGTGGAGAACGCCCTCCTCGGCCTCGACGTCCCCGACTCCGGCCTGCTCTGA